The following proteins come from a genomic window of Malus sylvestris chromosome 4, drMalSylv7.2, whole genome shotgun sequence:
- the LOC126619431 gene encoding phosphoribosylaminoimidazole carboxylase, chloroplastic-like isoform X3: MIARRSKSSQRVRCGVLTVEIEHVDVETLEKLEQQGVDCQPKASTIRIIQDKYLQKVHFSKHDIPLPEFMQIDDLEGAKRAGDLFGYPLMIKSKRLAYDGRGNAVAKSEDELSSAVAALGGFDRGLYVEKWAPFVKELAVIVARGRDNSIVCYPVVETIHKENICHIVKAPANMSWKIRKLATDIASRAVRSLEGAGVFAVELFLTKDDQILLNEVAPRPHNSGHHTIESCYTSQYEQHLRAVVGLPLGDPSMKTPAAIMYNLLGEDEGEPGFLLAQQLIGRALCIPGATVHWYDKPEMRKQRKMGHITIVGPSLGNVEKLLELMLNEEKSDSQSAVTPRVGIVMGSDSDLPVMKDAAKILNMFGVPNEVRIVSAHRTPELMYSYALSARERGIQVIIAGAGGAAHLPGMVAALTPLPVIGVPVRASTLDGIDSLLSIVQMPRGVPVATVAVNNATNAGLLAVRILGVCDADLVSRMTQYQEDTRDEVLTKAEKLQKDGWESYLNP; this comes from the exons ATGATAGCGCGACGGTCCAAGAGTTCGCAAAGAG TTAGATGTGGAGTGCTGACTGTGGAAATTGAGCATGTGGATGTGGAGACGTTAGAGAAGCTTGAGCAGCAAGGAGTGGACTGCCAACCCAAAGCCTCTACAATCAGAATAATTCAG GATAAGTATCTCCAAAAGGTTCATTTTTCGAAGCATGATATTCCGCTTCCTGAATTCATGCAG ATAGATGATCTTGAAGGTGCCAAGAGAGCAGGGGACCTCTTTGGCTATCCTCTTATGATTAAAAGTAAAAGGTTAGCTTACGATGGACGTGGAAATGCTGTTGCTAAGAGTGAGGATGAGCTTTCTTCTGCTGTGGCTG CTCTTGGGGGGTTTGATCGTGGCTTATATGTTGAGAAATGGGCCCCATTTGTAAAG GAGCTGGCTGTTATTGTCGCAAGAGGAAGAGACAATTCTATCGTGTGCTACCCTGTTGTTGAAACAATACACAA GGAAAACATTTGTCACATTGTAAAGGCACCTGCTAACATGTCTTGGAAGATCAGAAAGCTGGCCACTGATATTGCATCCAGAGCTGTTCGTTCATTAGAAGGTGCTGGTGTCTTTGCAGTTGAGTTGTTCTTGACAAAGGATGACCAG ATTTTGCTAAATGAAGTAGCTCCTAGACCTCACAATAGCGGTCATCACACAATAGAGTCTTGCTACACTTCTCAATATGAACAACATTTGAGGGCTGTTGTTGGTCTTCCACTTGGTGATCCATCAATGAAAACTCCAGCTGCGATTATGTACAATTTACTTGGCGAAGATGAG GGGGAACCAGGTTTCCTTCTAGCTCAGCAATTGATTGGAAGAGCGTTGTGTATTCCAGGGGCCACTGTTCATTGGTATGATAAGCCAG AAATGCGGAAGCAACGGAAGATGGGTCATATCACCATTGTTGGACCTTCCCTGGGAAATGTCGAAAAACTTCTAGAGTTGATGCTAAATGAAGAAAAATCAGATAGTCAGTCTGCAG TCACACCGCGTGTTGGTATCGTAATGGGCTCTGATTCAGATCTTCCTGTTATGAAAGATGCTGCAAAGATTTTGAATATGTTTGGAGTACCTAATGAG GTGAGAATAGTTTCAGCACATCGAACTCCTGAATTGATGTATTCGTATGCCTTGTCTGCTCGGGAGAGAGGCATTCAGGTCATCATTGCTGGTGCTGGTGGTGCTGCTCACTTGCCAG GCATGGTAGCTGCCCTCACTCCTTTGCCAGTTATTGGTGTCCCTGTGCGTGCTTCTACATTGGATGGAATCGATTCTCTTCTATCCATTGTGCAG ATGCCGAGAGGGGTCCCAGTTGCAACAGTAGCTGTAAACAACGCCACCAACGCTGGTTTGCTCGCAGTCAGGATATTGGGTGTTTGTGATGCCGATCTAGTATCAAG AATGACCCAGTATCAAGAAGACACAAGGGACGAAGTTTTGACAAAGGCGGAGAAACTACAGAAAGATGGATGGGAGTCGTATTTGAATCCTTGA
- the LOC126619431 gene encoding phosphoribosylaminoimidazole carboxylase, chloroplastic-like isoform X4 — protein sequence MIKSKRLAYDGRGNAVAKSEDELSSAVAALGGFDRGLYVEKWAPFVKELAVIVARGRDNSIVCYPVVETIHKENICHIVKAPANMSWKIRKLATDIASRAVRSLEGAGVFAVELFLTKDDQILLNEVAPRPHNSGHHTIESCYTSQYEQHLRAVVGLPLGDPSMKTPAAIMYNLLGEDEGEPGFLLAQQLIGRALCIPGATVHWYDKPEMRKQRKMGHITIVGPSLGNVEKLLELMLNEEKSDSQSAVTPRVGIVMGSDSDLPVMKDAAKILNMFGVPNEVRIVSAHRTPELMYSYALSARERGIQVIIAGAGGAAHLPGMVAALTPLPVIGVPVRASTLDGIDSLLSIVQMPRGVPVATVAVNNATNAGLLAVRILGVCDADLVSRMTQYQEDTRDEVLTKAEKLQKDGWESYLNP from the exons ATGATTAAAAGTAAAAGGTTAGCTTACGATGGACGTGGAAATGCTGTTGCTAAGAGTGAGGATGAGCTTTCTTCTGCTGTGGCTG CTCTTGGGGGGTTTGATCGTGGCTTATATGTTGAGAAATGGGCCCCATTTGTAAAG GAGCTGGCTGTTATTGTCGCAAGAGGAAGAGACAATTCTATCGTGTGCTACCCTGTTGTTGAAACAATACACAA GGAAAACATTTGTCACATTGTAAAGGCACCTGCTAACATGTCTTGGAAGATCAGAAAGCTGGCCACTGATATTGCATCCAGAGCTGTTCGTTCATTAGAAGGTGCTGGTGTCTTTGCAGTTGAGTTGTTCTTGACAAAGGATGACCAG ATTTTGCTAAATGAAGTAGCTCCTAGACCTCACAATAGCGGTCATCACACAATAGAGTCTTGCTACACTTCTCAATATGAACAACATTTGAGGGCTGTTGTTGGTCTTCCACTTGGTGATCCATCAATGAAAACTCCAGCTGCGATTATGTACAATTTACTTGGCGAAGATGAG GGGGAACCAGGTTTCCTTCTAGCTCAGCAATTGATTGGAAGAGCGTTGTGTATTCCAGGGGCCACTGTTCATTGGTATGATAAGCCAG AAATGCGGAAGCAACGGAAGATGGGTCATATCACCATTGTTGGACCTTCCCTGGGAAATGTCGAAAAACTTCTAGAGTTGATGCTAAATGAAGAAAAATCAGATAGTCAGTCTGCAG TCACACCGCGTGTTGGTATCGTAATGGGCTCTGATTCAGATCTTCCTGTTATGAAAGATGCTGCAAAGATTTTGAATATGTTTGGAGTACCTAATGAG GTGAGAATAGTTTCAGCACATCGAACTCCTGAATTGATGTATTCGTATGCCTTGTCTGCTCGGGAGAGAGGCATTCAGGTCATCATTGCTGGTGCTGGTGGTGCTGCTCACTTGCCAG GCATGGTAGCTGCCCTCACTCCTTTGCCAGTTATTGGTGTCCCTGTGCGTGCTTCTACATTGGATGGAATCGATTCTCTTCTATCCATTGTGCAG ATGCCGAGAGGGGTCCCAGTTGCAACAGTAGCTGTAAACAACGCCACCAACGCTGGTTTGCTCGCAGTCAGGATATTGGGTGTTTGTGATGCCGATCTAGTATCAAG AATGACCCAGTATCAAGAAGACACAAGGGACGAAGTTTTGACAAAGGCGGAGAAACTACAGAAAGATGGATGGGAGTCGTATTTGAATCCTTGA
- the LOC126619432 gene encoding uncharacterized protein LOC126619432 produces the protein MRTFFNSMAAAAVAVAAFLLLVPSTVGKSMAFASSSSETTMHTNNWAVLVCTSRFWFNYRHMANTLSLYRTVKRLGIPDERIILMLADDMACNARNKYPAQVFNNENHRLNLYGDNVEVDYRGYEVTVENFLRVLTGRHENAVPRSKRLLSDEGSHILLYMTGHGGDEFLKFQDSEELQSPDLADAVKQMKEKHRFKELLIMVDTCQAATLFNQLQSPGVLAIGSSMKGENSYSHHLDSDVGVSVVDRFTFYTLAFFERLNMYDNASLSSLFTSYNPSLLMSTAYYRTDLYQQHLEEVAVTNFFGSVMETIHTDSAYKALSRTSSSRAEIKMPFDPSVNDNERRVLADSDRRDHISDLKNEDQEGAFGQLWKTINDRVDKIEDIDSFVQYGLLVMLPLLLLPTLLSW, from the exons ATGCGCACTTTCTTCAACTCCATGGCGGCGGCGGCAGTGGCGGTGGCGGCGTTTTTGCTTCTGGTTCCGAGCACCGTCGGCAAGTCCATGgcatttgcttcttcttcttccgagaCCACTATGCACACTAACAATTGGGCTGTTCTGGTCTGCACCTCTCGTTTCTG GTTTAATTATCGACACATGGCCAACACTTTATCCCTGTATCG GACGGTTAAGCGACTTGGAATACCTGATGAGAGGATAATACTCATGCTGGCTGATGACATGGCCTGTAATGCTAGAAACAAGTACCCTGCTCAAGTTTTTAACAACGAGAACCACAGACTCAACTTGTATGGAGATAATGTTGAG GTGGATTATCGAGGTTATGAAGTGACGGTTGAAAACTTTTTACGTGTATTGACTGGGCGTCATGAGAATGCTGTTCCAAGATCTAAGCGTCTTTTGAGTGATGAAGGAAGCCACATCCTTTTGTATATGACAGGACATGGAGGAGAtgagtttttaaaatttcaagACTCAGAAGAGCTCCAGAGTCCTGATTTAGCAGATGCAGTTAAACAGATGAAAGAAAAGCATAG ATTCAAGGAGCTGCTGATAATGGTGGACACTTGCCAAGCTGCCACTCTCTTTAATCAG CTTCAATCACCTGGAGTTTTGGCAATTGGAAGTAGCATGAAAGGAGAGAACTCATACTCGCATCACTTGGACTCAGAT GTCGGTGTTTCAGTTGTGGATCGTTTTACATTTTACACACTTGCGTTCTTTGAGAGGCTAAATATGTATGATAATGCTTCATTGAGCAG TCTTTTCACTTCCTATAACCCAAGCTTGTTGATGTCAACTGCATATTACCGAACAGATCTATACCAGCAACACCTGGAAGAG gtgGCTGTGACAAACTTCTTCGGTTCAGTCATGGAGACAATACATACTGATTCAGCTTACAAAGCCCTTTCGAGAACAAGTTCAAGCAGAGCTGAAATCAAGATGCCCTTTGATCCATCAGTCAATGACAACGAAAGAAGAGTCTTGGCCGATTCAGACAGACGGGATCATATCAGTGACCTGAAAAATGAG GATCAAGAAGGCGCTTTCGGACAATTGTGGAAAACTATAAATGACCGAGTTGATAAAATTGAAGATATCGATTCCTTCGTGCAGTACGGCTTGTTAGTAATGCTTCCGTTGTTGCTACTTCCCACGTTGTTATCTTGGTGA
- the LOC126619429 gene encoding myosin-11, with the protein MGTPVNIIVGSHVWVEDPELAWIDGQVSKITGQEAEIQGSNGKKMVVKLAKIYPKDMEAPAAGVDDMTKLSYLHEPGVLQNLKTRYELNEIYTYTGNILIAINPFQRLPHLYDGHMMQQYKGAPLGELSPHVFAVADVAYRAMINEGKSNSILVSGESGAGKTETTKMLMRYLAFLGGRAATEGRTVEQQVLESNPVLEAFGNAKTVRNNNSSRFGKFVEIQFDKQGRISGAAIRTYLLERSRVCQISDPERNYHCFYLLCAAPQEEIDKYKLANPKSFRYLNQSRCYELVGVSDAHEYLATRRAMDIVGISAKEQEAIFRVVAAILHVGNIEFTKGSEVDSSVPKDDKAKFHLKMTAELLMCDPDALEDALCKRVMITPEEVIKRSLDPQSAAISRDGLAKTIYSRLFDWLVDKINVSIGQDASSKSLIGVLDIYGFESFKTNSFEQFCINFTNEKLQQHFNQHVFKMEQEEYTKEQIDWSYIEFVDNQDVLDLIEKKPGGIVALLDEACMFPKSTHETFANKIYQTFKTHKRFIKPKLSRTDFTIAHYAGEVLYQSDQFLDKNKDYVVPEHQDLLGASKCSFVAGLFPPLPEETAKSSKFSSIGSRFKLQLQSLMETLNSTEPHYIRCVKPNNLLKPAVFENVNIMQQLRCGGVLEAIRISCAGYPTRKPFFEFINRFGLLAPEVLEGNYDEKVACTKILEKKGLKGFQIGKTKVFLRAGQMAELDARRAEVLSTAAKTIQQRVRTHYARKRFIALRQATVVLQSICRGSLACKVFHGMQKEAAAVKIQKHLRKHQARTTYNKLHVSVLVVQTGLRAMAARKEFRFKRQSKAAIIIQAVWRCHRAAKYFKRLKRGSIAAQTQMRGKIARRELRKLKMAARETGALKEAKDALEKRVEELNWRLQLEKRLRTDLEEAKAQEITKLQNSLQEMQTKLDESNALIVKEREAAKKALEEAPPVVQETQVMVEDTAKVESLTAEVDSLKASLESEKQRAGENETKYNEAQTSGEERRKKLEETEKKVSQLQENLTRLEEKLTNLESENQVLRQQAVSMTPNKFLSGRSRSIIQRAAESGHIPGDAKTPLDLHSPSVNHRESELEDKPQKSLNEKQQENQELLIRCIAQHLGFAGNRPIAACIIYKCLLQWRSFEVERTSIFDRIIQTIGNAIETQDSNDILAYWLSNASTLLLLLQRTLKASGAAGMAPQRRRSSSATLFGRMTQSFRGAPQGVNLSLINGGMSGGVDTLRQVEAKYPALLFKQQLTAYVEKIYGMIRDNLKKEISPLLGLCIQAPRTSRASLVKGSSRSVGNTEAQRALIAHWQGIVKSLGNFLNTLKANYVPPFLVRKVFTQIFSFINVQLFNSLLLRRECCSFSNGEYVKAGLAELEHWCYKATDEYAGSAWDELKHIRQAIGFLVIHQKPKKTLDEISHDLCPVLSIQQLYRISTMYWDDKYGTHSVSSDVISNMRVLMTEDSNNAVSNSFLLDDDSSIPFSVDDISKSMKQIDISDIEPPPLIHENSGFSFLLPRAD; encoded by the exons ATG GGAACGCCAGTGAATATCATTGTAGGTTCTCATGTCTGGGTTGAAGACCCAGAATTGGCTTGGATCGACGGACAGGTGTCAAAGATTACTGGACAGGAAGCTGAGATCCAGGGTAGCAATGGGAAGAAG ATGGTTGTCAAATTGGCAAAAATATATCCAAAAGATATGGAAGCTCCTGCTGCCGGAGTTGACGACATGACAAAGTTATCTTATCTGCATGAGCCTGGAGTTCTGCAGAATTTAAAAACCAGATACGAACTTAATGAAATCTAT ACATATACTGGAAATATCCTTATTGCCATTAACCCATTCCAAAGACTTCCCCATCTTTACGATGGTCACATGATGCAACAATACAAAGGAGCACCACTTGGAGAATTGAGCCCTCATGTTTTTGCAGTTGCAGATGTTGCATATAG GGCAATGATCAATGAGGGAAAAAGCAATTCAATTCTGGTCAGTGGTGAAAGTGGAGCAGGTAAAACTGAGACCACAAAAATGCTTATGCGGTACCTTGCATTTCTTGGTGGCCGGGCTGCAACTGAAGGACGGACAGTTGAACAGCAAGTTCTTGAA TCCAATCCAGTTCTTGAAGCATTTGGCAATGCCAAAACTGTTAGAAATAACAACTCTAG TCGTTTTGGTAAATTTGTtgaaatccaatttgataagCAAGGAAGAATCTCAGGAGCAGCCATTAGAACTTACCTTCTGGAACGGTCTCGTGTTTGCCAAATCTCTGATCCTGAACGGAACTACCATTGCTTCTACCTTCTTTGTGCTGCACCACAGGAG GAAATTGATAAATACAAGTTGGCAAATCCTAAATCATTTCGCTATCTTAACCAGTCGCGCTGCTACGAACTGGTTGGTGTTAGTGATGCCCATGAATATCTTGCCACAAGGAGAGCTATGGATATTGTTGGAATAAGTGCAAAGGAGCAG GAAGCAATTTTTAGAGTAGTTGCTGCAATTCTTCATGTCGGAAATATTGAGTTTACCAAGGGCTCGGAAGTTGATTCATCAGTTCCAAAAGATGATAAAGCGAAGTTCCATCTCAAAATGACTGCAGAGCTTCTCAT GTGCGACCCTGATGCACTGGAAGATGCATTATGTAAGCGTGTGATGATCACACCTGAAGAAGTTATCAAGAGAAGTCTTGATCCTCAAAGTGCAGCAATTAGCCGTGATGGTTTAGCAAAGACAATATATTCTCGATTGTTTGATTG GTTGGTGGACAAAATCAACGTCTCAATTGGGCAAGATGCTAGCTCGAAATCGCTGATTGGGGTCCTTGATATCTATGGTTTTGAAAGTTTTAAGACCAATAG TTTTGAGCAGTTCTGTATTAATTTCACAAACGAGAAACTACAGCAACATTTCAATCAG CATGTCTTCAAGATGGAACAAGAAGAATACACAAAAGAGCAGATTGATTGGAGCTACATTGAGTTTGTCGATAATCAAGACGTTTTGGATCTTATTGAAAAG AAACCTGGTGGAATAGTTGCTCTCCTTGATGAAGCTTG CATGTTTCCAAAGTCGACCCACGAAACATTTGCAAATAAGATTTACCAGACATTCAAAACTCATAAGCGCTTTATAAAGCCAAAATTGTCTCGCACGGATTTTACCATCGCTCATTATGCTGGAGAG GTCCTGTATCAGTCTGACCAATTTTTGGATAAAAACAAGGACTACGTGGTTCCTGAACATCAAGACTTGTTGGGAGCTTCCAAATGTTCCTTTGTGGCAGGCCTTTTCCCTCCACTTCCAGAGGAGACAGCCAAATCTTCCAAGTTTTCTTCGATTGGCTCTCGTTTTAAG CTTCAATTACAATCGTTAATGGAGACCCTAAACTCTACAGAACCTCACTATATTAGATGTGTAAAGCCAAACAATCTTCTAAAACCAGCCGTATTTGAGAACGTCAACATTATGCAGCAACTGCGCTGTGGT GGTGTTTTAGAGGCAATCCGAATTAGTTGTGCTGGCTACCCTACTAGAAAACCATTTTTCGAATTCATAAACAGATTTGGACTTCTTGCACCAGAGGTCTTGGAAGGAAA CTATGATGAAAAAGTTGCGTGCACGAAGATACTTGAAAAGAAGGGTCTTAAAGGGTTTCAG ATAGGTAAAACAAAGGTATTCCTAAGAGCTGGTCAGATGGCCGAGTTAGATGCACGAAGAGCCGAAGTACTCAGTACTGCAGCTAAAACTATACAGCAGCGTGTACGAACCCATTATGCTAGGAAACGGTTTATTGCACTGCGACAGGCAACCGTAGTTCTGCAATCAATATGCAGAG GAAGCCTGGCTTGCAAAGTCTTCCACGGCATGCAAAAAGAGGCAGCTGCAGTGAAAATTCAGAAGCACCTACGTAAACACCAAGCCAGAACAACTTACAACAAACTCCATGTCTCAGTTCTAGTTGTGCAAACAGGTTTAAGAGCAATGGCCGCTCGTAAAGAATTCAGATTTAAAAGGCAAAGCAAAGCAGCAATTATTATTCAG GCGGTGTGGCGTTGTCATAGAGCTGCCAAATACTTTAAGAGACTCAAGAGGGGTTCAATAGCTGCACAGACCCAAATGAGGGGGAAAATTGCAAGGCGGGAACTTAGGAAGCTCAAAATG GCTGCTAGGGAAACAGGAGCACTTAAAGAAGCAAAAGATGCGCTGGAAAAACGAGTGGAGGAACTAAATTGGCGACTACAGTTGGAAAAACGTTTAAGG ACTGACCTAGAAGAAGCTAAAGCACAAGAGATAACGAAATTGCAGAATTCATTGCAAGAAATGCAGACCAAACTTGATGAATCAAATGCATTGATTGTGAAGGAACGAGAGGCTGCAAAGAAAGCTCTTGAAGAGGCACCTCCTGTGGTTCAGGAAACCCAAGTTATGGTTGAGGACACTGCAAAAGTTGAATCTCTAACTGCAGAAGTTGACAGTTTAAAG GCCTCTTTGGAGTCAGAGAAACAAAGAGCAGGAGAAAATGAAACTAAATATAATGAAGCTCAAACATCAGGCGAAGAACGACGCAAGAAATTAGAAGAAACAGAGAAAAAAGTTAGTCAGCTCCAGGAAAATTTGACCAG GCTAGAAGAGAAGCTTACCAATTTAGAATCAGAAAACCAAGTATTACGCCAACAAGCTGTGTCCATGACGCCTAATAAATTCCTTTCTGGACGGTCCAGGTCAATTATTCAG AGGGCAGCTGAAAGTGGCCACATTCCAGGGGATGCAAAGACACCTCTG GATCTGCATAGTCCTTCAGTAAACCACAGGGAGTCGGAATTGGAGGATAAGCCGCAGAAATCATTGAATGAAAAACAGCAAGAGAACCAGGAGTTGCTCATTCGATGTATCGCACAACATCTTGGCTTTGCAGGGAACAGGCCTATTGCTGCCTGCATCATATACAAATGCCTTCTGCAGTGGAGATCATTTGAAGTTGAGCGGACTAGCATTTTCGATAGGATTATTCAGACCATAGGGAATGCCATTGAG ACCCAGGACAGCAACGATATCTTGGCCTATTGGTTATCCAATGCCTCAACACTTCTATTACTCCTCCAGCGAACACTGAAAGCAAGTGGTGCTGCTGGAATGGCACCCCAACGACGTCGATCATCATCAGCTACTTTGTTTGGAAGGATGACACAA AGTTTCCGTGGAGCCCCGCAAGGTGTCAATCTCTCCTTAATAAATGGTGGAATGAGTGGCGGAGTGGATACTTTACGGCAAGTTGAAGCCAAGTACCCAGCTTTGCTTTTCAAACAGCAACTTACGGCATATGTAGAAAAGATTTATGGGATGATTCGAGATAATTTGAAGAAAGAGATTTCTCCATTGCTTGGATTGTGCATTCAG GCACCAAGAACATCCCGGGCAAGCTTGGTCAAAGGATCGTCGCGATCAGTTGGCAACACTGAGGCCCAGAGAGCTTTGATTGCTCACTGGCAAGGAATCGTTAAGAGCCTCGGAAACTTCTTAAATACTTTAAAAGCAAATTAT GTACCACCATTTTTAGTTCGTAAGGTGTTCACGCAAATATTCTCCTTCATCAATGTTCAACTATTCAACAG TCTTCTATTAAGACGAGAATGCTGTTCGTTTAGCAATGGTGAATATGTTAAAGCTGGATTGGCTGAACTGGAGCATTGGTGCTATAAGGCAACAGATGAG TATGCAGGATCAGCTTGGGATGAACTCAAGCATATTCGGCAGGCTATTGGATTCCTG GTCATACATCAAAAACCGAAAAAGACACTTGATGAAATAAGCCATGATCTATGCCCG GTCCTCAGTATACAGCAGCTATATCGTATCAGTACAATGTACTGGGATGACAAATATGGCACGCACAGCGTGTCCTCGGAT GTTATATCGAATATGAGAGTGCTAATGACAGAAGATTCCAACAACGCTGTCAGTAATTCTTTCCTGCTGGATGATGATTCCAG CATTCCATTTTCCGTTGATGACATATCAAAGTCGATGAAGCAAATAGACATCTCCGACATTGAACCACCGCCTCTCATCCACGAGAACTCAGGCTTTAGTTTCTTGTTGCCGCGCGCAGATTGA
- the LOC126619443 gene encoding uncharacterized protein LOC126619443, with translation MEQLKNHQQQSQPEQSKKPTKSKAPMIKYISSPMMVQARSASEFRAIVQQFTGQNSNTAFDEDCTATHEKEQARWVTSSKFQASKPGTMIRFSDHPPPAAVLDQMDENNLWEAVAENLSSYQPPCVYV, from the coding sequence ATGGAACAACTCAAAAATCATCAGCAACAATCTCAGCCTGAGCAGAGCAAAAAACCCACCAAATCAAAAGCACCTATGATCAAGTATATCTCCAGCCCTATGATGGTCCAAGCCAGAAGTGCTTCTGAGTTCAGAGCAATTGTTCAACAATTCACAGGCCAAAATTCCAACACCGCCTTTGATGAAGATTGCACTGCTACTCATGAAAAAGAACAAGCTAGATGGGTTACTTCTTCTAAATTCCAAGCTTCGAAACCCGGTACGATGATCAGGTTTTCCGACCACCCTCCGCCGGCGGCTGTTCTCGATCAGATGGATGAAAACAACTTATGGGAAGCAGTTGCGGAAAACTTGAGCAGTTACCAACCTCCATGTGTTTATGTGTGA
- the LOC126619438 gene encoding GRF1-interacting factor 1-like yields MVEEQSREVVDIYKREMQQHLMQMQPMMAAYYPNNVTTDHIQQYLDENKSLILKIVESQNSGKLSECAENQAKLQRNLMYLAAIADSQPQPPTMHPQYSSTGMMQPGAHYMQQQAAQQMTPQSLMAARSSMMYSQQQFSALQQQALHSQFAMSAGGSAGLHMLGNEGNNAGGSGQLGAGGFGDYGRSSPGEDMHRRMAGGSKQDMDGRGGSSGSHAGDGGETLYLKSTDDGN; encoded by the exons ATGGTAGAGGAGCAGAGCAGAGAGGTAGTAGACATATATAAAAGAGAGATGCAGCAGCACCTGATGCAGATGCAGCCCATGATGGCAGCCTATTATCCTAACAACGTCACTACTGATCACATTCAGCAg TACTTGGACGAGAACAAGTCGTTGATCCTGAAGATTGTTGAGAGCCAAAATTCTGGGAAACTGAGTGAATGTGCAGA GAACCAAGCAAAGCTACAGCGGAATCTGATGTACCTGGCTGCCATTGCTGATTCTCAACCCCAGCCTCCCACCATGCATCCTCAG TACTCTTCCACCGGTATGATGCAACCGGGAGCACATTACATGCAGCAACAAGCGGCTCAACAGATGACACCACAATCGCTCATGGCTGCGCGCTCTTCCATGATGTACTCCCAGCAGCAGTTTTCAGCTCTACAGCAACAAGCCCTGCACAGCCAATTTGCCATGAGTGCTGGAGGAAGCGCGGGACTTCACATGCTCGGGAATGAGGGAAATAATGCTGGAGGCAGCGGGCAACTTGGGGCTGGAGGGTTTGGTGATTACGGACGCAGCTCTCCTGGAGAAGACATGCATAGGAGGATGGCTGGCGGGAGTAAGCAAGATATGGATGGGAGAGGCGGGAGCTCTGGAAGCCACGCCGGAGATGGGGGTGAGACTCTTTACCTGAAATCGACCGATGACGGGAATTAA